A portion of the Oxynema aestuarii AP17 genome contains these proteins:
- a CDS encoding AAA family ATPase, whose protein sequence is MAIAELDRTTINPGQPTIREVKIRGFKSIYSATLELGRVNCFIGANGAGKSNLLEALGVLGAAANGVVDDESLLRRGVRAGLPRLYKSSFATDRTPAHIAIGVTGSNNEAYRVSLLNPLDSPEPAWSYKTEVLSDGYEEILSDGIRNKKNLNPKAGLAALQLVDLAPNNAAAQLMQRLQEFAIYCPNTPTLRGIVPDQQSRLPLGLSGGLLAEGFAALRQHLEGRGQEGEEILDRVLELIDWVADIQTTSYGTNLLSPKVPRTKLLLKFSDRFMNQSRNELTAYDASEGALYVIFAAVLCLLPQAPRLLAIDNLDQALNPRLLVRLISRLSGWLQDHDSDRQLLLTVHNPAALDGLDLLDSEVRLFVVERNSNGQTCIRRLTLTPELTKLNQQYPLSRLWIMGHLGAVPNV, encoded by the coding sequence ATGGCGATCGCCGAACTAGATCGTACTACCATCAACCCAGGACAGCCAACGATCCGTGAGGTCAAAATCCGAGGCTTCAAGTCCATTTACTCCGCCACCCTAGAACTAGGCAGAGTGAATTGCTTCATCGGCGCCAATGGAGCGGGCAAAAGCAACCTACTGGAAGCCTTGGGAGTCTTGGGAGCCGCAGCCAATGGAGTCGTCGATGATGAAAGCCTGCTGCGTCGTGGAGTGCGGGCAGGCTTACCCCGGCTGTATAAAAGCTCCTTTGCGACAGACCGCACTCCTGCCCACATTGCCATTGGGGTCACAGGCTCAAACAACGAAGCCTATCGGGTTTCTTTGCTTAATCCCCTCGATTCCCCTGAACCCGCTTGGTCCTATAAAACCGAAGTCCTCAGCGACGGCTATGAGGAAATCCTTTCTGATGGCATTCGCAACAAGAAGAACCTCAACCCCAAAGCAGGTTTGGCTGCCTTGCAGTTGGTGGATCTAGCCCCCAATAATGCCGCTGCTCAACTCATGCAGCGCCTCCAGGAATTCGCCATTTATTGCCCGAACACCCCCACCCTGCGTGGCATCGTCCCCGACCAACAATCGCGTCTCCCCCTAGGTCTGAGTGGGGGACTACTCGCCGAAGGGTTTGCCGCCCTGCGTCAACACTTAGAGGGCAGAGGGCAAGAGGGTGAGGAGATTCTGGATCGAGTACTGGAGTTGATCGACTGGGTGGCTGATATCCAAACCACCAGCTATGGAACTAACCTGCTCTCGCCCAAGGTGCCTCGGACTAAGCTACTCCTGAAATTCAGCGATCGCTTTATGAACCAAAGCCGCAACGAACTTACCGCCTACGATGCCAGCGAAGGCGCACTTTACGTCATCTTTGCGGCGGTGCTGTGCCTCCTACCCCAAGCTCCCCGACTACTGGCGATCGACAATCTGGACCAAGCCCTGAATCCCCGGCTGCTGGTACGACTGATTTCCCGTCTTTCCGGCTGGCTTCAGGATCATGACAGCGATCGTCAACTTCTGTTAACAGTCCATAATCCCGCCGCCCTCGATGGTCTGGACTTACTTGATTCTGAGGTGCGTCTCTTTGTCGTAGAGCGCAATAGCAACGGTCAAACCTGTATCCGTCGCCTGACACTCACCCCCGAACTCACTAAACTAAACCAGCAATATCCCCTATCACGTCTCTGGATTATGGGGCATCTAGGAGCGGTCCCCAATGTCTGA
- a CDS encoding YciI family protein — MTIKINIKMPKYVMWGSYCDRVLEKREPFRQAHLAGIKQQKEAGLIVTIGPTADLSKVFAIYDAPDAETVRRAIESDPYWQHGIWTEYEVKEWIQAF, encoded by the coding sequence ATGACTATAAAAATAAATATTAAAATGCCAAAATATGTGATGTGGGGCAGCTACTGCGATCGTGTTCTCGAAAAAAGAGAACCGTTTCGCCAAGCTCATTTAGCCGGAATCAAACAACAGAAAGAAGCGGGATTAATTGTTACCATCGGTCCTACCGCCGATCTGAGTAAAGTGTTTGCGATTTACGACGCCCCCGATGCGGAAACCGTTCGGCGGGCGATCGAGTCCGATCCCTATTGGCAGCATGGAATCTGGACGGAATACGAGGTTAAAGAGTGGATTCAGGCATTCTAA
- the pheT gene encoding phenylalanine--tRNA ligase subunit beta, with translation MRISLNWLRELVDITMSPEELAHTLTMAGFEVEEIEDRRRWADGVVVGKVVTCDRHPDADKLSVCQVDVGAGDLLNIVCGAPNVKAGIYVPVATVGTYLPTIDLKIKKAKLRGVPSAGMICSLAEVGLAKESAGIHIFSGDPLEVGSDARPLLGLDDVILDLTSTANRADALSMVGVAREVVALTGAPLRLPAVDVRAFPTGDESLKVEVSESQACPAYIGTAIASVKIGPSPAWLQQRLEAAGVRPINNVVDVTNYVLLEWGQPLHAFDRAKLEQVAGGDALTIGVRFARADESLKTLDGQQRTLKPESLVITANDAAVALAGVMGGEETEVDENTENLVLEAALFDSAAIRRSARSQGLRSESSARYERGVNQAELEMACRRAIALIEELAGGEVLSQAQADARGDRTQWSRAIALRLDRVNHVLGPIRQGDGTGQLDGDTVERILTALGCTLEADGDSQTWTVTVPPYRARDLEREIDLIEEIARLYGYDNFCATLPNQSACGDLTVPQQVLRELRAALRAAGLTELMHYSLVKATDETQIALHNPLFVEYSALRTEMLSAMVDAFVYNLEQGNGPLNGFEIGRVFWKSEEGSHEKEAIAGMMGGDPSRGRWVRGGRERGMSWYEAKGMLESACDRLGLALDYRPFNQGDRGLHPLFAEYCQTHLHPGRTASIWLWGKAIGVFGQLHPQVRQDRDLPEEVYVFQMDLDPIVQALSKQIGGQKFVAFSPYPASGRDLAFFSPVELSVAQLAKVMQKAGGSLLESVDLFDEYRGQNVPEGQRSLAFRLIYRGGDRTLTDEEVEKTHQKVRDLLVKQFEVSLRS, from the coding sequence ATGCGGATCTCATTAAACTGGTTGCGGGAACTGGTAGACATCACGATGTCCCCCGAAGAGTTGGCGCATACGCTGACCATGGCTGGGTTTGAAGTCGAAGAGATTGAAGACCGCCGCCGTTGGGCCGATGGCGTCGTCGTCGGTAAAGTCGTCACCTGCGATCGCCACCCGGATGCCGATAAACTCAGCGTCTGTCAAGTCGATGTCGGCGCTGGAGACCTCCTCAACATCGTTTGCGGCGCCCCCAACGTCAAAGCCGGGATTTACGTCCCCGTCGCCACCGTCGGCACCTATCTGCCCACGATCGACCTCAAAATTAAAAAAGCCAAACTGCGCGGCGTCCCCTCCGCCGGGATGATTTGCTCCCTCGCCGAAGTCGGTCTGGCTAAAGAATCCGCCGGAATTCATATTTTCTCAGGGGATCCCCTCGAAGTCGGCAGCGATGCCCGTCCCCTGTTGGGCCTCGATGACGTAATTCTCGATCTGACCTCCACCGCCAACCGCGCCGACGCCCTCAGTATGGTCGGCGTCGCCCGGGAAGTGGTCGCCTTGACCGGGGCGCCGTTGCGCTTGCCCGCCGTGGACGTTCGCGCCTTCCCGACGGGTGACGAGTCGCTGAAGGTAGAGGTGAGCGAATCTCAAGCCTGTCCGGCGTATATCGGAACGGCGATCGCCTCGGTGAAGATCGGCCCGTCTCCCGCCTGGTTACAGCAACGCCTCGAAGCCGCCGGAGTCCGCCCGATTAACAATGTCGTAGACGTGACCAACTACGTCTTACTCGAATGGGGTCAACCCCTGCACGCCTTCGATCGCGCCAAATTAGAGCAGGTCGCAGGGGGCGACGCCCTCACCATTGGCGTCCGTTTCGCCCGCGCCGACGAGTCTTTAAAAACTCTCGACGGACAACAGCGCACCCTCAAACCCGAATCTCTGGTGATTACCGCCAACGATGCGGCGGTGGCCCTCGCCGGGGTGATGGGTGGCGAAGAGACTGAAGTAGACGAGAACACCGAGAATTTAGTCTTAGAAGCGGCGTTATTCGATTCGGCGGCGATTCGGCGATCGGCGCGCAGTCAGGGGCTGCGAAGCGAGTCCTCGGCGCGCTACGAACGCGGGGTCAACCAGGCGGAATTGGAAATGGCTTGCCGTCGGGCGATCGCCCTGATCGAAGAACTGGCGGGGGGTGAAGTCCTCTCCCAAGCACAGGCGGACGCGCGCGGCGATCGCACTCAGTGGAGTCGGGCGATCGCCCTACGCCTCGATCGCGTCAACCACGTCCTCGGTCCGATCCGCCAAGGGGACGGCACCGGACAACTGGATGGGGACACCGTAGAGCGCATTTTAACCGCCCTCGGCTGTACCTTAGAAGCAGACGGCGATTCTCAAACTTGGACGGTCACCGTTCCGCCGTACCGCGCCCGGGATTTGGAACGGGAAATCGACTTAATCGAAGAAATCGCCCGTCTCTACGGTTACGATAACTTTTGTGCGACCCTGCCGAATCAAAGTGCCTGCGGCGATCTGACCGTTCCCCAACAAGTCCTGCGCGAACTGCGCGCCGCCTTGCGCGCCGCCGGATTGACCGAGTTGATGCACTATTCCCTCGTCAAAGCCACCGACGAGACCCAAATTGCCCTGCACAATCCCTTATTTGTGGAGTATTCCGCCTTGCGGACCGAGATGCTGTCCGCAATGGTGGATGCGTTCGTCTACAACTTAGAACAAGGGAACGGCCCCCTCAACGGCTTTGAAATCGGACGGGTGTTCTGGAAAAGTGAGGAAGGATCTCACGAAAAAGAGGCGATCGCCGGGATGATGGGCGGCGATCCGAGTCGCGGTCGCTGGGTACGCGGCGGACGCGAACGGGGGATGAGTTGGTACGAAGCTAAGGGGATGTTAGAAAGTGCGTGCGATCGCCTCGGACTCGCCCTCGACTATCGCCCGTTCAATCAAGGCGATCGGGGTTTGCATCCCTTGTTTGCCGAATATTGTCAAACTCACTTGCATCCGGGACGCACCGCCTCGATCTGGTTGTGGGGCAAGGCGATCGGCGTGTTCGGACAACTGCACCCGCAAGTGAGGCAAGACCGGGATTTACCCGAGGAAGTATACGTTTTCCAAATGGATTTAGACCCGATCGTGCAGGCGTTGAGCAAGCAAATCGGCGGTCAGAAATTCGTCGCCTTCTCCCCCTATCCCGCCTCCGGTCGCGATTTGGCCTTCTTCTCTCCGGTAGAGTTGTCGGTGGCCCAATTGGCTAAAGTGATGCAAAAAGCGGGCGGTTCTTTACTCGAATCGGTGGATTTGTTCGACGAATATCGCGGTCAAAATGTCCCGGAAGGACAGCGCAGTTTGGCGTTTCGTTTGATTTACCGGGGCGGCGATCGTACTTTAACCGATGAAGAGGTCGAAAAGACTCATCAAAAGGTACGCGATCTGTTGGTGAAACAGTTTGAGGTCAGTTTGAGAAGTTAG
- a CDS encoding serine/threonine-protein kinase, with translation MSYCVNPDCPNPNNSDRATRCQGCGSKLLLRDRYRIVEALGQGGFGATFIAMDQALPGKPICVIKQLRPASTSPNVLDMARKLFKREAETLGRIGDHPQVPRLLDYFESDNQFYLVQEYVSGKTLKQEVKKQGTFSEQQVREFLEQILPLVKYLHDNEVIHRDIKPANIIRRDIDRKLVLIDFGAVKDKVSQTAMLNANSTGDTIFTSFAIGTPGFAPQEQMAQRPVYASDIYAVGATCLYLLTGKSPKHFGYDPMSGELIWRPHVYVSDRLAALLDRMLAASVRDRFGNAEQALRELHRQQSDDDLSGSLSSQGRGRSSPTDEDTELDQGGSSAWVSPVVSQVQLLRARKGKKPRPGQRDPRTELNRGHTIANSDPTGMRTQTLFRQGSSNPEKLDASGVRLAYTKGRRDFADSDLVGLNLAKANLSGSNFYDAKMNRINLQEANLFNANFGRASLLQANLRDANLSKAYLVNANLAGADLRGADLSNASLMNANLHKTNLCGANLTGARIADSQLAMARTNWRTIKPNGKGGLFG, from the coding sequence ATGAGCTATTGTGTCAATCCCGACTGTCCCAATCCGAATAACTCCGACCGGGCCACGCGCTGTCAGGGCTGCGGTTCCAAACTCCTACTTCGCGATCGCTATCGCATTGTCGAAGCATTAGGTCAAGGGGGTTTTGGAGCCACCTTTATCGCGATGGACCAAGCCTTACCGGGGAAACCAATTTGCGTGATCAAGCAATTACGCCCCGCTTCGACCTCGCCCAACGTTCTCGATATGGCTCGGAAATTATTCAAACGAGAAGCCGAAACCCTGGGCAGAATTGGCGATCATCCACAAGTTCCTCGCTTGCTCGATTATTTTGAAAGTGACAATCAATTTTATCTCGTTCAAGAATATGTCAGTGGCAAAACCTTAAAACAAGAAGTTAAAAAACAGGGAACCTTTAGCGAACAGCAAGTTCGGGAATTTCTCGAACAAATTTTGCCATTGGTGAAATACTTGCACGATAACGAAGTCATTCACCGCGATATTAAACCCGCCAATATCATCCGACGAGATATCGATCGCAAGCTCGTTTTAATTGACTTTGGGGCCGTCAAAGATAAAGTCAGTCAGACCGCGATGCTCAATGCGAACTCTACCGGAGATACGATTTTCACCTCCTTCGCGATCGGCACTCCCGGCTTCGCCCCTCAAGAACAAATGGCACAACGTCCGGTGTACGCTAGCGATATTTACGCCGTCGGCGCCACCTGCCTCTACTTACTCACCGGAAAATCTCCCAAGCACTTCGGCTACGATCCGATGAGCGGGGAACTGATCTGGCGCCCCCACGTTTACGTCAGCGATCGCCTCGCCGCCCTACTCGATCGAATGCTCGCCGCCTCGGTGCGCGATCGCTTCGGCAACGCCGAACAAGCCTTGCGCGAACTGCACCGCCAACAGTCCGACGACGACCTCTCCGGCAGCCTCAGCAGTCAAGGACGGGGGCGATCGTCCCCTACGGACGAAGACACCGAACTCGACCAGGGGGGCAGTTCCGCTTGGGTCTCTCCCGTAGTCAGCCAAGTGCAGCTACTGCGCGCCCGCAAAGGCAAAAAACCGCGCCCCGGTCAGCGCGACCCGCGCACCGAACTCAATCGCGGCCACACGATCGCCAATTCCGACCCGACGGGAATGCGAACTCAAACCCTGTTCCGTCAGGGTTCCTCGAACCCAGAAAAACTCGATGCCTCCGGAGTTCGCCTCGCCTACACCAAGGGGCGCCGGGATTTTGCCGACAGCGATTTAGTCGGACTCAACCTCGCCAAAGCCAACCTCTCGGGGTCGAACTTCTACGACGCCAAAATGAATCGGATCAACTTGCAAGAAGCTAACCTCTTTAACGCGAACTTCGGTCGCGCTTCCTTACTGCAAGCCAACCTCAGAGATGCGAATCTCAGTAAAGCCTATCTGGTCAACGCCAACCTCGCCGGGGCCGACTTGCGCGGCGCCGACTTGAGTAACGCCTCGTTGATGAACGCCAACCTACACAAAACCAATCTTTGCGGCGCCAACCTCACCGGGGCGCGCATTGCCGACAGCCAACTGGCAATGGCCCGCACCAACTGGCGCACGATCAAGCCCAACGGGAAAGGTGGCTTGTTCGGCTAG